From the genome of Variovorax sp. RA8, one region includes:
- a CDS encoding CaiB/BaiF CoA transferase family protein encodes MTAVLSGLRILEFAAIGPVPWCGMVLADLGASVVRVERPGSAAERDTLGAVRRGRTLVELDLKSAEGREAALQLVERADILLEGLRPGVMERLGLGPQECMARNPRLVYGRMTGWGQTGPLAQQAGHDINYIALSGALHAIGTADKPVPPLNLVGDFGGGGAFLAIGVLAAAWQARACGRGQVVDAAMVDGSAVLMAMIFSRMLMGQWTDRRASNALDGGVPWYDTYRTRDGRFVAVGALEPQFYDELVQRLGLAGQLPDRQEAAHWPEIRRRFEEAFGSRTREEWAAHFAASDACVTPVLSLAEAMAHPHMQARGVFMPWDAGRVPAAAPVFDGARPPPTPPSRRCSMAEVLQNWPSVPLPARGPTAS; translated from the coding sequence ATGACGGCTGTTCTTTCCGGCCTTCGCATTCTCGAATTCGCCGCGATCGGCCCCGTGCCCTGGTGCGGCATGGTGCTGGCGGACCTCGGCGCCAGCGTGGTCCGCGTCGAGCGTCCCGGCAGCGCCGCCGAGCGCGACACGCTCGGCGCGGTGCGCCGCGGCCGCACGCTTGTCGAGCTGGACCTCAAGTCGGCCGAAGGCCGCGAGGCCGCGCTGCAGCTCGTCGAGCGCGCCGACATCCTGCTCGAAGGACTGCGCCCGGGAGTGATGGAGCGCCTGGGGCTCGGCCCGCAGGAATGCATGGCCCGCAACCCGCGCCTGGTCTATGGCCGCATGACAGGATGGGGCCAGACCGGTCCCCTGGCGCAGCAGGCCGGCCACGACATCAACTACATCGCGCTCTCGGGCGCGCTGCATGCGATCGGCACTGCCGACAAGCCGGTGCCGCCGCTCAACCTCGTCGGCGACTTCGGCGGTGGTGGCGCCTTCCTCGCCATCGGCGTGCTCGCCGCCGCCTGGCAGGCGCGCGCCTGCGGGCGTGGCCAGGTGGTCGACGCCGCCATGGTCGACGGCAGCGCCGTGCTCATGGCCATGATCTTCAGCCGGATGCTGATGGGGCAGTGGACCGATCGGCGCGCCAGCAACGCACTCGACGGCGGCGTCCCCTGGTACGACACCTATCGCACCCGCGATGGCCGATTCGTCGCCGTGGGCGCGCTCGAGCCGCAGTTCTACGACGAGCTGGTGCAGCGGCTCGGCCTGGCCGGGCAGTTGCCGGATCGGCAGGAGGCGGCACATTGGCCCGAGATACGGCGCCGCTTCGAGGAAGCCTTCGGCAGCCGCACGCGCGAGGAGTGGGCCGCCCACTTCGCCGCCAGCGATGCCTGCGTGACCCCCGTGCTCTCCCTCGCCGAGGCCATGGCGCATCCGCACATGCAGGCGCGCGGGGTCTTCATGCCTTGGGATGCTGGCCGGGTGCCGGCGGCGGCCCCGGTGTTCGACGGCGCGCGGCCGCCGCCGACGCCACCATCGCGCCGCTGCTCCATGGCCGAGGTGCTGCAGAATTGGCCTTCGGTGCCGCTCCCTGCCCGCGGCCCGACAGCCTCTTGA
- a CDS encoding LysR family transcriptional regulator: MPAPIVPGDGEAGDAARRSAPFADEPVRVHFDIADLRLFVHIAELGNLTRGAQRAALSPAAASSRLKSLESQLRSRLFYRDPRGLTLTSAGETLLRHARVILRQIEHVKSDFSVHSDGATGHIRMFANTTTITEVLPDVLARFMGERPGVTVDLQERNTREVVRGILDGSADIGIIAGPAPESTLQSQCFSTDRLVLATPFVHPLSGRSEMRFEETLEFPHIGLQGSTLDLFLTQTVSQLNQTLNVRVMMSSFEAMCRMIEAGVGVGIVPESAASRLARSMRLNLVRLSDPWAFRERRVLYRDIDALPGCARIFLDMLVRAPGPAMPAPGASPAQGDPS; the protein is encoded by the coding sequence ATGCCAGCTCCAATCGTGCCCGGTGACGGCGAAGCGGGCGATGCCGCCAGGCGCAGCGCGCCCTTCGCCGATGAGCCGGTGCGCGTGCATTTCGACATCGCGGACCTGCGCCTGTTCGTCCACATCGCGGAGCTCGGCAACCTCACGCGCGGCGCGCAGCGCGCAGCGCTCTCGCCCGCGGCCGCGAGCTCGCGTCTCAAGTCGCTGGAAAGCCAGCTGCGCAGCCGCCTGTTCTACCGGGACCCGCGAGGCCTGACGCTCACCTCGGCGGGGGAGACGCTCCTGCGCCATGCGCGCGTGATCCTTCGCCAGATCGAGCATGTGAAGAGCGATTTCTCGGTCCATTCGGATGGCGCCACCGGCCATATCCGCATGTTCGCCAATACCACCACCATCACCGAGGTGCTGCCGGATGTGCTGGCCCGGTTCATGGGCGAGCGGCCCGGCGTCACCGTCGACCTGCAGGAGCGCAACACGCGCGAGGTGGTGCGCGGCATTCTCGACGGTTCCGCCGATATCGGCATCATCGCGGGCCCGGCACCCGAGTCGACGCTGCAGTCGCAGTGCTTCAGCACCGACCGGCTCGTGCTGGCGACGCCCTTCGTCCACCCCTTGAGCGGCCGCAGCGAGATGCGCTTCGAGGAAACGCTGGAGTTCCCGCACATCGGCCTGCAGGGCAGCACGCTCGACCTGTTCCTGACGCAGACGGTCAGCCAGCTCAACCAGACCCTGAACGTGCGCGTGATGATGAGCAGCTTCGAGGCGATGTGCCGCATGATCGAAGCCGGCGTCGGCGTCGGAATCGTTCCCGAATCGGCGGCGAGCCGGCTCGCCCGCAGCATGCGGCTGAACCTGGTCCGGCTGTCCGACCCCTGGGCCTTTCGGGAGCGCCGGGTGCTGTACCGCGACATCGATGCACTCCCGGGCTGTGCCCGCATCTTCCTGGACATGCTCGTGCGTGCCCCGGGCCCGGCCATGCCTGCGCCCGGCGCGAGCCCCGCGCAAGGAGACCCCTCATGA
- a CDS encoding acyl-CoA dehydrogenase family protein — MDFALNDDQRMMVEAARRLNEKFVEPLLASHHRDKALPKSAVLMLLEKAADLGLTSARIPEKDGGAGMGLLDYGLLVEQLPPTVMLIVQPHEATTTRIHFGGSPEQRERFVPDLMAGRRIACTGSTEPDVGSDPRGIKTTATPDGNHVVLNGRKQWISNATVCDVMNVTCRIPEGSGYRMARVLVDRAESPFEANEVDMLGLRQSPLGEVLFDGCRVPQANVCPDNGDTAKLLTITWLANRPTVGLMAVHLAQRAFELAREYAGVRKQFGKAIGAYQLIQHDLAEIETAVVTSRLACYNALAALDRGERANGLSAMAKRYAVDACDRAIQLAMRIHGGMGLSRELGLEQMARDVRTLAIPDGTPGILSLIQGREITGFDGFRPA; from the coding sequence ATGGACTTCGCACTGAACGATGACCAGCGGATGATGGTCGAGGCGGCCCGACGCCTGAACGAGAAATTCGTCGAGCCGCTGCTGGCTTCGCACCACCGGGACAAGGCGCTGCCCAAGTCCGCGGTGCTCATGCTGCTCGAGAAGGCGGCCGACCTCGGCCTGACCTCGGCACGCATTCCCGAGAAGGATGGCGGTGCGGGCATGGGCCTGCTGGACTACGGCCTGCTCGTCGAGCAGCTGCCGCCGACGGTGATGCTGATCGTCCAGCCGCACGAAGCCACGACGACGCGCATCCATTTCGGCGGCAGTCCCGAGCAGCGCGAGCGCTTCGTGCCCGACCTGATGGCCGGGCGCCGCATCGCCTGCACCGGCAGCACCGAACCCGACGTCGGCTCGGACCCGCGCGGCATCAAGACGACGGCGACTCCCGACGGCAACCACGTGGTCCTCAACGGGCGCAAGCAGTGGATTTCCAACGCCACGGTATGCGACGTGATGAACGTGACCTGCCGCATTCCCGAGGGCTCGGGCTACCGCATGGCGCGCGTCCTCGTCGACCGCGCCGAGTCGCCCTTCGAGGCCAACGAGGTCGACATGCTGGGCTTGCGCCAGTCGCCGTTGGGCGAGGTGCTCTTCGACGGCTGCCGGGTGCCGCAGGCCAACGTGTGCCCCGACAACGGCGACACGGCCAAGCTGCTGACCATCACCTGGCTGGCGAACCGGCCCACGGTCGGGTTGATGGCGGTGCACCTGGCCCAGCGCGCCTTCGAGCTGGCGCGCGAGTACGCGGGCGTGCGCAAGCAGTTCGGCAAGGCAATCGGCGCCTACCAGCTGATCCAGCACGACCTCGCCGAGATCGAGACGGCCGTGGTCACGAGCCGCCTGGCCTGCTACAACGCGCTTGCCGCGCTCGACCGGGGCGAGCGCGCGAACGGACTGTCGGCCATGGCCAAGCGCTATGCGGTGGACGCCTGCGATCGTGCCATCCAGCTCGCGATGCGCATCCATGGCGGCATGGGCCTGAGCCGTGAGCTGGGGCTCGAGCAGATGGCGCGCGACGTGCGCACGCTGGCGATCCCCGACGGCACGCCCGGCATCCTGTCGCTCATCCAGGGTCGCGAGATCACCGGCTTCGACGGGTTCCGCCCTGCCTGA
- a CDS encoding acrylyl-CoA reductase family protein, whose amino-acid sequence MNRFKAFRVHTIDGKPVCRFEQLTLDDLDPGPVLIRTAFSAITYKDAMAARGVGRNVRTDRPCVTGVDMSGVVVSSEDSRFREGDQVAVTNYKLGTEQDGGYAEYTRVPGDWIVPLPKGLSLYEAMALGTSGLTAALAVDRLEKAGLTPDAGPVAVTGATGGVGSLAVDMFARRGFEVVAISGKREQEDFLKSIGAARVMPRDELLADKSAMASGAPFAGALDNVGGGMLDRLMAQMRPHGKIAVAGMVGVELHTTVLPFVLRSVDILGINVSRQLQMPERQRLWQRMATDLKPAHLPQIARPIPFEDLDKTMDSFFNVSTVGRVVVEVGSRAG is encoded by the coding sequence ATGAACAGATTCAAAGCCTTTCGCGTCCACACCATCGATGGCAAGCCGGTTTGCCGATTCGAGCAGTTGACGCTGGACGACCTGGACCCCGGTCCGGTGCTCATTCGCACGGCCTTCTCGGCCATCACCTACAAGGATGCGATGGCCGCCCGCGGCGTCGGGCGCAACGTGCGCACCGACCGCCCCTGCGTCACCGGCGTCGACATGTCCGGGGTGGTCGTGTCTTCCGAGGACTCGCGCTTTCGCGAAGGCGACCAGGTCGCAGTGACCAACTACAAGCTCGGCACCGAGCAGGATGGCGGATACGCCGAGTACACGCGGGTTCCGGGCGACTGGATCGTTCCCCTGCCGAAAGGACTCTCGCTCTACGAGGCCATGGCCTTGGGCACCTCGGGCCTGACCGCCGCGCTGGCGGTGGACCGGCTGGAAAAGGCGGGCCTCACGCCCGACGCCGGGCCTGTCGCCGTGACCGGCGCCACGGGCGGTGTCGGCAGCCTGGCGGTCGACATGTTCGCGCGGCGCGGCTTCGAAGTCGTCGCGATCTCCGGCAAGCGCGAGCAGGAGGACTTCCTGAAGTCGATCGGCGCGGCGCGCGTCATGCCGCGTGACGAGCTGCTCGCCGACAAGTCGGCCATGGCGAGCGGCGCCCCCTTCGCCGGCGCGCTCGACAACGTGGGCGGCGGCATGCTCGACCGGCTGATGGCGCAGATGCGGCCGCACGGGAAGATCGCCGTGGCCGGCATGGTCGGTGTCGAGTTGCACACGACCGTGCTGCCCTTCGTGCTGCGCTCGGTCGACATCCTCGGCATCAACGTCTCGCGCCAACTGCAGATGCCCGAGCGGCAGCGCCTCTGGCAGCGAATGGCCACCGATCTCAAGCCAGCGCACCTGCCGCAAATCGCGAGACCCATCCCGTTCGAAGACCTCGACAAAACCATGGACAGCTTCTTCAACGTCTCCACCGTCGGGCGCGTGGTGGTCGAGGTGGGCTCCCGCGCAGGCTGA
- a CDS encoding CaiB/BaiF CoA transferase family protein, with protein sequence MTDHDASEGAASQGPLTGYRVLELGSTAAGPFCTRLLADFGAEVVKIESAEGDPIRQLGETVDGKSLYAATICRNKRIACFDLRNPKGRDVVRAMIPRFDIVVENFRPGTLEKWELGYEDLRKLRPDLVMTRVSGYGQTGPYRNKPGYGVIGEAMSGLRQMIGDPDRPPSRVAIPLTDYIAGLYAAMGTTMAILHREKSGQGQCIDAALIESAFSFMEAYVPAFEKTGKSGMRSGPRLPNSAPNTLFPTRDGQHIHIAALADGIFRRLARVMGRPEFGSDPRFATQAARNRNEAELEALIGEWTSAHDLDALQAALDADDVPASRIFTMADIFKDQHFRSRGMLVPTPDDDLGEVTLAGVVPKMSLTPGRIRWSGHRIGQDTRALLRELAGLDDAAIDALVAEGVVSCDPQAQPGATGPTRPATATTTTSTISL encoded by the coding sequence CGAGCGAAGGCGCCGCGAGCCAGGGGCCGCTCACTGGCTACCGCGTTCTCGAACTGGGGTCCACCGCGGCCGGCCCCTTCTGCACCCGGCTGCTGGCCGACTTCGGCGCGGAGGTGGTGAAGATCGAATCGGCCGAAGGCGATCCCATTCGCCAGCTCGGCGAAACGGTGGATGGCAAGTCGCTGTATGCGGCGACGATCTGCCGCAACAAGAGGATCGCCTGCTTCGACCTGCGCAACCCGAAAGGGCGCGACGTGGTCAGGGCCATGATCCCGAGGTTCGACATCGTGGTCGAGAACTTCCGCCCGGGCACACTGGAGAAATGGGAGCTCGGCTACGAGGACCTGCGCAAGCTCCGTCCCGACCTCGTCATGACGCGGGTCAGCGGCTACGGGCAAACGGGCCCCTACCGCAACAAGCCGGGCTACGGCGTCATTGGCGAAGCGATGAGCGGGCTGCGCCAGATGATCGGCGACCCCGATCGTCCGCCCTCGCGGGTCGCCATTCCCCTGACCGACTACATCGCCGGGCTCTATGCCGCCATGGGCACGACCATGGCGATCCTGCACCGCGAGAAGAGCGGCCAGGGGCAGTGCATCGACGCGGCGCTGATCGAATCGGCCTTCAGCTTCATGGAGGCCTATGTCCCCGCCTTCGAGAAGACCGGCAAGAGCGGCATGCGCTCTGGCCCCCGCCTGCCGAACAGTGCGCCGAACACCCTGTTCCCGACGCGCGACGGCCAGCACATCCACATCGCGGCGCTCGCCGACGGCATCTTCCGGCGACTGGCGCGCGTGATGGGGCGCCCCGAGTTCGGCTCCGATCCCCGCTTCGCCACCCAGGCCGCGCGCAACCGCAACGAGGCCGAACTGGAAGCGCTCATCGGCGAATGGACCTCCGCGCACGACCTCGATGCGCTCCAGGCTGCGCTGGATGCGGACGATGTACCGGCGAGCCGGATCTTCACCATGGCCGACATCTTCAAGGACCAGCACTTCCGCAGCCGCGGCATGCTGGTGCCGACGCCCGACGACGACCTGGGCGAGGTCACCCTGGCGGGTGTCGTTCCGAAGATGTCCCTCACGCCGGGAAGGATCCGCTGGTCCGGCCACCGCATCGGCCAGGACACGCGCGCCCTGCTGCGCGAGCTCGCCGGCCTGGACGATGCCGCGATCGACGCCCTCGTGGCGGAGGGTGTCGTCTCCTGCGATCCGCAAGCGCAGCCCGGCGCGACCGGACCGACACGCCCCGCCACCGCCACAACCACCACCTCAACGATCAGCCTCTGA